The sequence CCCCCTGCACCCACTGTCGAAGTCGATTTTCTCCACGATGTTCTTGGGTTTGATGCTCTCCTCCTGGTTGCAGATGAACACCTTGCCAGGTTCCGGCTCCGTCCAGCCATATTTGCTCATCCACACCTTCAGCTGCGCCTCTGAGCG is a genomic window of Meleagris gallopavo isolate NT-WF06-2002-E0010 breed Aviagen turkey brand Nicholas breeding stock unplaced genomic scaffold, Turkey_5.1 ChrUn_random_7180001860458, whole genome shotgun sequence containing:
- the EIF3K gene encoding eukaryotic translation initiation factor 3 subunit K, with product MELLDGIAGFEDSVRKFICHVVGITYQHIDRWLLAEMLGDLSEAQLKVWMSKYGWTEPEPGKVFICNQEESIKPKNIVEKIDFDSGC